Proteins encoded within one genomic window of Candidatus Dormiibacterota bacterium:
- a CDS encoding succinate dehydrogenase has protein sequence MAVEAVVPPRPASAKEASPGRAWWIEPALTVVCYSAFVIYATWSVFSGTVVSYDPYLSPFFSTWLGFGLIKVPIIGILIPFLAVIPLGLRGSCYYYRKAYFRSFFWDPPACAIQELKRGRYHGETRFPWVLNNYHRYFLLLSLIVLFFLWIDVVRAFTFRGHFFLGLGSVVMLVNVILLSLYSLTCHSFRYMMGGRIDRFSRARAGRLWHRLVMLLNRANPQHGAWAWYSMFSVALTDVYIRLLMAGVIHEPRVIF, from the coding sequence GTGGCCGTTGAAGCTGTCGTTCCTCCGCGGCCGGCATCGGCCAAGGAGGCATCACCGGGCCGGGCCTGGTGGATCGAGCCGGCTCTCACGGTCGTCTGCTATAGCGCCTTCGTCATCTACGCCACCTGGTCCGTCTTCTCCGGGACGGTTGTTTCCTACGATCCGTATCTTTCACCGTTCTTTTCGACCTGGCTCGGCTTCGGTCTGATCAAAGTCCCGATCATCGGCATCCTGATCCCGTTCCTGGCCGTGATCCCGCTGGGCCTGCGGGGCAGCTGCTATTACTATCGAAAGGCGTACTTCCGGTCCTTTTTCTGGGATCCACCCGCCTGCGCCATCCAGGAGTTGAAGCGCGGCCGCTACCACGGTGAGACGCGATTTCCGTGGGTTCTCAACAACTATCACCGGTACTTTCTGCTCCTCAGCCTCATCGTGCTGTTCTTTCTGTGGATCGACGTCGTCCGCGCGTTTACGTTCCGCGGCCACTTCTTCTTGGGCCTGGGCTCCGTCGTGATGCTGGTCAACGTCATCCTGCTGAGCCTGTACAGCCTGACCTGCCATTCGTTTCGATATATGATGGGCGGCCGCATCGATCGCTTCTCGCGAGCGCGCGCCGGACGGCTCTGGCATCGGCTCGTGATGCTGCTCAACCGCGCGAACCCGCAACACGGGGCGTGGGCCTGGTACAGCATGTTCTCTGTCGCACTGACGGACGTCTATATCCGGCTTTTGATGGCCGGGGTGATCCACGAACCAAGGGTGATCTTCTGA
- a CDS encoding YihY/virulence factor BrkB family protein: MSGRIDGMGRLMDSVPGRVIRKFLEDQAPNWAALIAWNALFAMFPIVVFASSLLGIALRLFGEANNAVYKTIFTAIPGDTTELLKAVSGVKSQSGVLFIIGLVGLLWGGSALFGAMEQAFAVIYHTKPRDFIPQRLIAFGMVFLFTVLVGIAVATSALLPALKHIPGLPEFLYSGAAAFILQVLVGITAGFLLFGSMYYVIPNRKLEFRKIIPGALVAGVLFELITLLFPLYISLNNRINQYGKTFGLFFVLMTFFFLLGLITMIGVEVNSVIYPVPIDLPGKDAHAVAAPESGPEGERKTWAGGKPDVERDGVARNGGAPNGRRGIPARAALGLAVVASVVGVLLGRRSANSD, encoded by the coding sequence ATGTCAGGTAGAATCGACGGCATGGGGCGGCTGATGGACAGCGTGCCGGGGCGCGTCATCCGCAAGTTCCTCGAGGACCAGGCGCCAAACTGGGCGGCGCTGATCGCCTGGAATGCGCTCTTTGCCATGTTCCCGATCGTGGTATTCGCCTCATCCCTTCTCGGCATTGCTCTTCGGCTCTTTGGTGAGGCGAACAATGCCGTTTACAAGACGATCTTTACGGCGATTCCGGGCGACACGACCGAGCTGCTGAAGGCCGTCAGCGGCGTGAAGAGCCAGAGTGGCGTCTTGTTCATCATCGGCCTGGTCGGTTTGCTCTGGGGCGGCTCGGCGTTGTTCGGCGCCATGGAACAGGCCTTCGCCGTGATCTACCACACCAAGCCTCGGGATTTCATTCCACAGCGGCTGATTGCCTTTGGCATGGTTTTCCTGTTCACGGTCCTCGTGGGCATTGCCGTAGCGACCTCCGCCCTTCTGCCGGCCCTCAAGCACATCCCCGGCCTCCCAGAATTCCTGTACTCGGGGGCGGCAGCCTTCATCCTACAGGTGCTGGTTGGGATCACCGCGGGCTTTCTCCTGTTCGGCAGCATGTATTACGTCATTCCGAACCGCAAGCTAGAGTTCCGCAAAATCATCCCCGGCGCGCTGGTCGCCGGCGTCCTGTTTGAGCTGATCACGTTGCTGTTCCCGCTCTACATCTCGTTGAACAACCGCATCAACCAGTACGGCAAGACGTTCGGCCTGTTCTTCGTCTTGATGACATTCTTTTTCCTTCTTGGATTGATCACGATGATCGGGGTCGAAGTCAACAGCGTCATTTACCCGGTGCCGATCGACCTGCCCGGCAAAGATGCCCATGCCGTCGCCGCACCCGAGTCGGGGCCTGAAGGCGAGCGCAAGACGTGGGCCGGCGGCAAGCCGGACGTGGAGCGAGATGGCGTGGCGCGCAACGGCGGGGCTCCCAATGGCCGGCGTGGCATTCCGGCTCGGGCGGCGCTCGGACTGGCTGTCGTCGCCTCCGTCGTGGGCGTCCTGCTCGGGCGGCGCAGCGCGAACTCTGACTGA
- the rpiA gene encoding ribose-5-phosphate isomerase RpiA — MATAPAEVEAQKQAAAERALELVKPGTIVGLGTGSTARYFIAELARNVRSGLKVRAVATSAESRALAEAGGIPITDRFDGSLDLAIDGADEIDPAVNCVKGRGGALLREKVVAHASRRFVLIADEGKLVGRLGRGPVPIEVLPFLWEATSRSIESLGGRPELRMAAGGPFKTDNGNLVLDTGFGAVDAALGVALHEIPGVIEHGLFFGMARAAIIGSGTGIRILGELP, encoded by the coding sequence ATGGCAACCGCGCCGGCCGAAGTCGAGGCTCAGAAGCAAGCCGCCGCCGAGCGCGCCCTCGAGCTGGTCAAGCCGGGCACGATCGTTGGGTTGGGGACCGGGAGCACGGCTCGCTACTTCATCGCGGAACTGGCCCGGAACGTGCGAAGCGGCCTCAAGGTCCGGGCGGTCGCGACGTCGGCAGAGAGCCGGGCCCTGGCCGAGGCCGGCGGGATCCCGATCACCGATAGATTCGACGGGTCGCTCGACCTTGCCATTGACGGTGCCGACGAGATCGACCCGGCGGTCAACTGCGTCAAGGGGCGAGGCGGGGCCTTGCTTCGAGAGAAGGTCGTCGCCCACGCCAGCCGGCGCTTCGTCCTGATCGCCGACGAGGGCAAGCTGGTCGGCCGGCTGGGGCGTGGTCCGGTCCCGATCGAGGTGCTGCCCTTCCTGTGGGAGGCGACCAGCCGCTCGATCGAGTCCCTTGGCGGGAGGCCCGAGCTCCGGATGGCGGCCGGCGGGCCCTTCAAGACCGACAACGGCAACCTGGTTCTCGATACCGGCTTCGGGGCCGTCGACGCCGCACTTGGCGTTGCCCTCCACGAGATCCCCGGCGTCATCGAACACGGGCTCTTCTTTGGCATGGCCCGCGCCGCCATCATCGGGTCGGGGACGGGGATCCGAATTCTCGGCGAGCTGCCCTGA
- a CDS encoding DUF971 domain-containing protein, with translation MADRARRLLTIQWADGHQSAYEFELLRWNCPCAECAGEMGMPGKLASTKDLHDDQIDLDQMEPVGLFGVRPYWKDGHNTGIYGLSFLRAICPCDECAAARAAR, from the coding sequence CTGGCCGACCGCGCGCGACGGCTGCTGACGATTCAGTGGGCCGACGGCCACCAGTCCGCGTATGAGTTCGAGCTCCTTCGCTGGAACTGTCCGTGCGCCGAATGCGCGGGAGAAATGGGCATGCCCGGGAAGCTGGCCAGCACCAAGGACCTCCACGACGACCAGATCGACCTCGATCAGATGGAGCCCGTTGGTCTCTTCGGCGTACGGCCATATTGGAAGGATGGCCACAATACCGGGATCTACGGGCTCAGCTTCCTCCGGGCCATCTGCCCCTGCGACGAGTGCGCCGCGGCGCGAGCCGCCCGCTAA
- the trxA gene encoding thioredoxin, translated as MSKAVQVTTATFEEQVILSEQPVIVDFYADWCGPCKMLSPVLEQLALEHTDVKIAKVNVDEEPALAERYRVRGIPYVAMFRNGKLAEQVVGYKPKAALEADLGLNGAAKPVTPA; from the coding sequence ATGAGTAAAGCAGTTCAAGTAACGACCGCTACGTTCGAAGAGCAGGTCATCCTCTCGGAGCAGCCCGTAATCGTGGACTTTTACGCCGATTGGTGCGGTCCGTGCAAGATGCTGTCGCCGGTCCTGGAGCAGCTTGCCCTCGAGCACACGGACGTCAAGATCGCCAAAGTCAACGTCGACGAGGAGCCGGCGCTAGCTGAGCGGTATCGCGTGCGCGGCATTCCGTACGTCGCAATGTTCCGTAACGGCAAGCTCGCCGAGCAGGTGGTGGGCTACAAGCCCAAGGCAGCGCTCGAGGCCGATCTAGGCCTCAACGGCGCCGCGAAGCCCGTAACCCCGGCCTGA
- a CDS encoding CAP domain-containing protein → MSRSVTRVVLIAGAPLLAIATISILGNPPSRPLASRTLAVSHLVRPPGALQVGVNRLGQLALRLPPPTPAPTPPPAAPAAAPVAAQPAPVYHPAPPRPPAPPVSGVGGAAGVQMSLVNQDRAANGVAPLAYSASLARVAQYRAQDMLNRNYFSHYDPSTGQLAFVQLMHLWGIPYSATGENIAWSTDPSMAAINTMFMNSPDHRANILKAAYHRIGIGVASNGAKIMVVEVFSN, encoded by the coding sequence TTGTCACGCTCCGTTACGAGAGTCGTCCTGATCGCCGGCGCCCCCCTTCTGGCGATCGCCACCATCAGTATTCTCGGTAACCCACCCTCGCGCCCCCTCGCGTCTCGCACGCTCGCGGTGAGCCACCTGGTCCGCCCCCCCGGAGCGCTCCAGGTGGGAGTGAACCGCCTCGGCCAGCTCGCCCTCCGGTTGCCCCCTCCAACGCCAGCCCCGACGCCGCCACCGGCAGCGCCTGCCGCGGCACCCGTCGCCGCCCAGCCGGCCCCGGTCTACCATCCGGCTCCCCCCCGACCCCCGGCGCCACCGGTTTCGGGCGTAGGCGGCGCGGCGGGGGTCCAGATGAGCCTCGTCAACCAGGACCGAGCCGCCAATGGTGTGGCCCCCCTGGCCTACAGTGCCTCCCTGGCGCGAGTCGCCCAGTACCGGGCCCAGGACATGCTCAATCGGAACTACTTTTCGCATTACGACCCGTCCACGGGCCAGCTGGCCTTCGTCCAGCTGATGCATCTGTGGGGCATCCCCTACAGCGCCACCGGGGAGAACATCGCCTGGTCGACCGACCCGTCGATGGCCGCAATCAACACGATGTTCATGAACTCGCCCGACCACCGGGCGAACATCCTCAAGGCTGCCTACCATCGGATCGGCATCGGCGTCGCCAGCAACGGCGCGAAAATCATGGTCGTCGAGGTCTTTTCGAACTAA
- a CDS encoding sulfite oxidase-like oxidoreductase, with protein sequence MIFRRDREQDPRVLKDPHRLPPGQVLTLKWPVLSYGSPPPYDMARWRLRLYGELDAPATLTWGEVRKLPTTAITADMHCVTTWSRLDNNWEGVAFKDLVALVKPRSTAHYVIAHCAADYATSLPVELLADDDVMIAYRHDGAELTPDHGGPLRLVVPKRYAWKSAKWLEGLEWVEHDRLGFWERNGYNNAADPWKEERYW encoded by the coding sequence ATGATCTTTCGCCGCGACCGCGAGCAGGACCCGCGCGTACTCAAAGATCCGCATCGCCTCCCCCCGGGCCAGGTGCTGACGCTGAAATGGCCCGTGCTGTCGTATGGGAGCCCGCCGCCGTATGACATGGCCCGCTGGCGCCTGCGGCTATACGGGGAACTCGACGCGCCGGCGACCCTGACCTGGGGCGAGGTCCGCAAACTGCCGACGACGGCAATCACGGCTGACATGCATTGCGTGACGACCTGGAGCCGGCTCGACAACAATTGGGAGGGCGTCGCCTTCAAGGACCTGGTAGCGCTGGTCAAGCCGCGCAGCACAGCGCACTACGTGATCGCCCACTGCGCGGCCGACTACGCCACGAGCCTGCCTGTCGAGCTCCTGGCCGACGACGACGTCATGATTGCCTACCGCCACGACGGCGCCGAGCTGACCCCCGATCATGGCGGGCCGCTGCGGCTGGTCGTCCCCAAGCGCTACGCGTGGAAGAGCGCGAAGTGGCTGGAAGGCCTCGAATGGGTCGAGCACGACCGGCTCGGATTCTGGGAGCGCAACGGCTATAACAACGCCGCCGATCCCTGGAAAGAAGAGCGGTACTGGTAG
- a CDS encoding cytosine permease: METHGIEAIPDAERHGRPSELGFLWAGAFVNYASLLTASLLTTYYGLGVWDGLIAVLIGTLAGAVILGLLSNTGPKSGQPQIVFTRRIFGTRGAFPGAVLTLFLGVGWFAVDTVIAALAGVQLLQVAGVRPDVAGKFLFPWVLVIAAVSVVVAVYGHRTIKIVETFGAVAFAALSLLLFALLAGQMHWTAGATASGADYPGAFVLGVMSCFALVASWYPFASDYSRYLPARSSVRAVTWWPIVGVTLPMLLLGLFGLLLPTIDPKLASDSGVLAVITRHAPAAVAVPFFAFVILGEIWANYLDVYTAGLVTQTLGIRLKRWQTALAAGILGAAIATVAVVIWDFHLFYQDFLILTYLWAPAWAAVVLLSFFVFGKGKARPAVLAWLIGTAVSLVFVNYPNLFSAAFPGAHFPNQPLIDALHGSDVSGIASVLVAAGSYIGLRKVMT; this comes from the coding sequence GTGGAAACGCACGGCATCGAGGCCATTCCGGATGCCGAGCGCCACGGCCGTCCGAGTGAACTGGGCTTTCTCTGGGCGGGTGCCTTCGTCAACTACGCCAGCCTGCTGACCGCGAGCCTGCTGACGACGTACTACGGCTTGGGCGTTTGGGACGGCCTGATTGCGGTCCTGATCGGCACACTCGCCGGCGCGGTGATCCTGGGCCTTCTGAGCAACACCGGACCGAAAAGCGGCCAGCCGCAGATCGTCTTCACCCGGCGCATCTTCGGCACACGGGGCGCATTTCCGGGTGCCGTGCTCACGCTCTTCCTGGGCGTCGGATGGTTTGCGGTGGACACCGTGATCGCCGCGCTCGCGGGTGTCCAGCTGCTGCAGGTCGCGGGCGTGCGCCCCGACGTCGCTGGCAAGTTCTTGTTTCCCTGGGTCCTGGTGATTGCCGCCGTGAGCGTCGTCGTGGCCGTCTACGGACATCGAACGATCAAAATCGTCGAGACATTCGGCGCGGTGGCATTCGCCGCGTTGTCTCTTTTGTTGTTTGCGCTGTTGGCCGGCCAGATGCACTGGACCGCCGGAGCAACAGCGTCTGGGGCTGATTACCCTGGGGCATTCGTGCTCGGTGTGATGAGCTGCTTCGCGCTCGTCGCCTCCTGGTATCCGTTCGCCAGCGACTACTCGCGCTACCTGCCCGCGCGCAGCTCGGTCCGCGCGGTGACCTGGTGGCCGATCGTCGGCGTCACGCTCCCCATGCTGTTACTGGGACTGTTTGGTCTGCTCCTGCCGACAATCGACCCGAAGCTGGCCAGCGATTCCGGTGTCCTGGCGGTGATCACGCGCCACGCGCCGGCCGCGGTCGCCGTCCCGTTCTTCGCCTTCGTCATCCTGGGCGAAATCTGGGCGAACTATCTGGACGTCTATACGGCCGGGCTGGTCACGCAGACGCTCGGCATTCGACTCAAGCGCTGGCAGACGGCGCTCGCAGCCGGCATCCTGGGTGCGGCGATCGCGACCGTGGCCGTGGTCATCTGGGACTTCCATTTGTTCTATCAGGACTTCCTGATTCTGACTTACCTATGGGCACCGGCCTGGGCAGCGGTCGTTCTACTCAGCTTCTTTGTTTTTGGTAAAGGCAAGGCCCGGCCCGCGGTGCTGGCCTGGCTGATCGGCACGGCCGTCAGCCTGGTCTTCGTCAACTACCCCAACCTGTTCTCGGCGGCTTTTCCAGGCGCCCACTTTCCGAACCAGCCGCTCATCGATGCGCTGCACGGCTCGGACGTATCGGGCATCGCGAGCGTCCTGGTTGCGGCGGGATCATATATTGGTCTACGGAAGGTCATGACATGA
- the thiD gene encoding bifunctional hydroxymethylpyrimidine kinase/phosphomethylpyrimidine kinase, whose protein sequence is MPVALSIAGSDSGAGAGIQADLKTFAALGVYGVTVITAITAQNTLGVRAVQEVDAEVIRAQLAAVADDFAIAAMKTGMLSSAAITETVVAGIQRHKLGPLVVDPVMIAKSGDRLLAEDAVDALRRRLLPLAALVTPNIPEAEVLAGRSIRTRDDRLAAARAIMELGAHAVVIKGGHSEDDPIVDLLVDRQGVHEYRAARIVTTSTHGTGCTFSAAITAGLATGLDLPAAVAEARSYVSRALSSAPGLGHGHGPLNHFPSPQVAHAHH, encoded by the coding sequence CTGCCGGTCGCCCTCTCGATCGCCGGCTCTGACTCCGGCGCCGGCGCCGGCATCCAGGCCGACCTGAAAACGTTCGCCGCCCTCGGCGTCTATGGCGTGACAGTCATCACGGCGATTACCGCCCAGAACACGCTCGGTGTCCGCGCCGTCCAGGAGGTCGATGCCGAGGTCATCCGCGCTCAGCTCGCCGCCGTCGCAGACGATTTCGCGATCGCGGCAATGAAGACCGGCATGCTGTCGAGCGCGGCCATCACCGAGACCGTGGTTGCCGGCATCCAGCGCCACAAGCTCGGCCCGCTTGTCGTCGACCCGGTGATGATCGCCAAGAGCGGCGACCGCCTGCTTGCGGAAGACGCGGTCGACGCGCTGCGCCGGAGATTGCTTCCGCTGGCCGCCCTTGTGACACCGAACATTCCCGAGGCCGAGGTGCTCGCCGGGCGATCGATCCGGACTCGAGACGACCGGCTGGCCGCGGCGCGCGCCATCATGGAGTTGGGCGCACATGCCGTCGTGATCAAAGGTGGCCACTCGGAGGACGACCCGATCGTTGACCTGCTGGTCGACCGCCAGGGCGTGCATGAGTATCGTGCCGCCAGGATCGTGACGACCAGTACGCATGGCACCGGCTGCACCTTCTCGGCGGCGATCACCGCCGGGCTGGCGACCGGGCTCGATCTGCCCGCTGCCGTCGCCGAGGCTCGCAGCTATGTCTCGCGCGCGCTCTCGTCGGCCCCTGGGCTGGGGCACGGCCACGGACCACTGAATCACTTTCCATCGCCCCAGGTGGCGCATGCTCACCACTGA
- a CDS encoding O-methyltransferase, giving the protein MLTTDRDLEYLEGVHPPLGPVLEEMLKTGRGEGVPIVNPAAGRLLRVLVTALAPKRVVEIGTAIGFSTLWMASALPPGGRIDTIDPDRARTDRARRYWLRAGVTDRVRVINEPALRVLPRLAPGIDFVFIDAVKPEYGAYLDALLPKMAPGGMITVDNVLWSGRIAAGEHDENTDALRAFNEKFLHHEQLEATVLPVGDGFGIGVVRRPA; this is encoded by the coding sequence ATGCTCACCACTGACCGAGACCTCGAGTACCTGGAGGGCGTGCATCCGCCGCTCGGGCCGGTGCTCGAGGAGATGCTCAAGACGGGTCGGGGCGAGGGCGTGCCGATCGTCAACCCGGCAGCCGGCCGCCTGCTACGGGTGTTGGTGACAGCGCTCGCACCCAAGCGTGTGGTCGAGATCGGCACGGCGATCGGCTTCTCGACGCTGTGGATGGCGAGCGCGCTGCCTCCAGGCGGGCGCATCGACACGATCGATCCGGACCGAGCCCGCACCGACCGGGCGCGCCGCTACTGGCTGCGCGCCGGCGTGACCGACCGTGTTCGCGTCATCAACGAGCCGGCCTTGCGGGTCCTGCCGCGGCTCGCGCCCGGCATCGACTTCGTCTTCATCGACGCCGTCAAGCCGGAGTACGGAGCTTATCTTGACGCCTTGCTGCCGAAGATGGCGCCCGGCGGGATGATCACCGTCGACAACGTGCTCTGGAGCGGCCGGATCGCGGCCGGTGAGCACGATGAGAACACCGACGCGCTCCGCGCCTTCAACGAAAAGTTCCTGCACCACGAGCAGCTCGAGGCGACGGTCCTCCCGGTCGGCGACGGCTTCGGCATCGGCGTCGTTCGCCGGCCTGCCTGA
- a CDS encoding thiamine pyrophosphate-dependent dehydrogenase E1 component subunit alpha, which produces MPEAKPLTPERVLEAYRTVLRARALDDRRFVLNRAGKLAFIISPRGHEVAQVAAITALQPGRDRFCLYYRNFAAALACGFTPEELMLAAFARAADPSSGGRQTPGNFGSRRRGIVIGSSTVGPQIPKAAGIGLALKWKGEGALCYVSFGEGATSQGDFHEGLNFAALHRCPVIFFCENNHWAISVPQSLQVAGPGVAERAAAYGIPGTRVPGDDFFAVHATVAKAAERARSGGGPTLIEAEVLRLQSHSTDDDQRAYRDPVELAAEALKDPIPRLRDALLQRGWLSPEIDQTMRDDVNREVERATEVAEAAPEPEPGSLGHHVYADA; this is translated from the coding sequence TTGCCCGAAGCTAAACCGCTGACGCCGGAGCGCGTGCTCGAGGCCTATCGCACGGTGCTTCGGGCCCGCGCGCTAGATGACCGCCGCTTCGTCTTGAATCGCGCGGGCAAGCTGGCTTTTATTATTTCGCCTCGTGGCCACGAGGTCGCCCAGGTCGCGGCCATCACGGCGCTCCAACCGGGCCGCGATCGTTTCTGCCTTTACTATCGAAATTTTGCCGCTGCGCTGGCGTGCGGCTTTACCCCCGAGGAGCTAATGCTCGCGGCGTTCGCCCGTGCGGCCGATCCCTCGAGCGGCGGGCGCCAGACGCCGGGCAACTTCGGCAGTCGCCGGCGGGGCATCGTGATCGGCTCGAGCACCGTCGGCCCGCAAATCCCCAAGGCGGCGGGGATAGGCCTGGCGCTGAAATGGAAAGGGGAGGGGGCGCTCTGTTACGTGAGTTTTGGCGAGGGGGCCACCAGCCAGGGCGACTTTCACGAAGGCTTGAACTTCGCCGCGCTCCATCGCTGCCCGGTGATCTTCTTCTGTGAGAACAACCACTGGGCCATCTCCGTGCCGCAATCGCTCCAAGTCGCGGGCCCGGGGGTGGCCGAACGAGCCGCCGCCTATGGCATTCCTGGCACCAGGGTTCCCGGTGATGACTTCTTCGCGGTCCACGCGACCGTGGCCAAGGCGGCGGAGCGGGCGAGGTCCGGCGGTGGCCCGACGCTGATCGAAGCCGAGGTGCTCCGGTTGCAGTCGCACTCGACCGATGACGACCAGCGCGCCTACCGCGACCCGGTAGAACTCGCCGCGGAGGCCTTGAAAGATCCCATACCGCGCCTGCGGGACGCACTGCTTCAACGCGGTTGGCTTTCGCCAGAGATCGATCAGACCATGCGTGATGACGTCAATCGCGAGGTCGAGAGGGCGACCGAGGTGGCCGAGGCGGCGCCGGAGCCCGAGCCGGGCTCGCTCGGCCATCACGTCTATGCGGATGCTTGA
- a CDS encoding alpha-ketoacid dehydrogenase subunit beta, with product MLERTLVQAVRDALYEEMERDDRVCVLGQDVGLKGGVFKATEGLQQRFGAQRVMDMPLAESSIAAVAQGLALEGFVPVAEMQFADYSYPAFNQIVNEIAKVRYRSNGDFSCPLVIRAPTGGGVRGALYHSQSPEAFYCHVPGLKVVLPSTPADAKGLLKAAIRDPDPIIFLEPKKLYRAERQDLAQGEAALQPLGAAAVVRQGAHLTAVTYGYMRAVTMQAAARLSPDGIEVEIIDLRTLRPWDVETCVRSIEQTGRVAVVYEANRTGGFGAEIAAELAERCFASLDAPVSRIASPDVPAMPFSPSLEHAFMLNPDKVADGLRRLARY from the coding sequence ATGCTTGAGCGGACCCTCGTCCAGGCCGTGCGCGACGCGCTCTACGAAGAGATGGAACGTGACGACCGGGTCTGCGTGCTCGGCCAGGACGTCGGCCTCAAGGGCGGCGTCTTCAAAGCGACCGAGGGCCTCCAGCAGCGCTTCGGCGCCCAGCGCGTGATGGACATGCCGCTGGCGGAGTCGAGCATCGCGGCGGTCGCCCAGGGCCTCGCGCTCGAGGGCTTCGTTCCGGTGGCCGAGATGCAGTTCGCCGACTACAGCTATCCCGCGTTCAATCAGATCGTCAACGAAATCGCCAAGGTTCGTTATCGGTCAAATGGCGACTTTTCATGTCCGCTGGTCATCCGCGCCCCGACCGGCGGTGGCGTCCGTGGCGCGCTCTATCACTCGCAATCTCCCGAGGCCTTTTATTGCCATGTGCCCGGACTGAAGGTCGTCCTGCCATCGACGCCGGCCGACGCCAAAGGTTTGCTGAAGGCGGCGATCCGGGACCCCGACCCGATCATTTTCCTCGAGCCGAAGAAGCTCTACCGCGCCGAGCGGCAAGATCTGGCCCAGGGTGAGGCCGCGCTCCAGCCCCTGGGGGCGGCCGCGGTCGTCCGCCAGGGGGCGCACCTGACCGCCGTGACGTATGGCTACATGCGGGCCGTCACAATGCAGGCCGCCGCCAGGCTGAGTCCCGACGGCATCGAGGTCGAGATCATTGATCTGCGCACACTCCGTCCCTGGGATGTCGAGACATGCGTGCGCTCCATCGAGCAAACCGGTCGGGTGGCGGTGGTCTACGAGGCCAATCGCACCGGCGGATTCGGCGCCGAGATTGCGGCTGAGCTCGCTGAGCGCTGTTTTGCCAGCCTGGATGCCCCGGTCAGCCGGATCGCCAGTCCGGACGTCCCGGCAATGCCCTTCAGCCCCAGTCTCGAACACGCGTTCATGCTCAATCCGGACAAGGTGGCGGACGGATTGCGGCGCCTCGCCCGCTACTGA